Proteins encoded within one genomic window of Nonomuraea gerenzanensis:
- a CDS encoding winged helix-turn-helix domain-containing protein produces MDKALPELDPVIHAQARLRVVAALNVLGEGDEMAFNSLKDLLGMTAGNLSVHLTKLEEAGYVAINKTHRGRTPVTFVALTRRGRLAFEDYTRAIRTLLDNAGGV; encoded by the coding sequence ATGGACAAGGCGTTGCCCGAGCTCGACCCCGTCATCCACGCCCAGGCCAGGCTGCGGGTGGTGGCCGCGCTCAACGTCCTCGGCGAGGGCGACGAGATGGCGTTCAACTCGCTGAAGGATCTGCTCGGCATGACGGCGGGCAACCTGTCGGTGCACCTGACCAAGCTGGAGGAGGCCGGGTACGTGGCCATCAACAAGACCCACCGAGGCCGTACGCCGGTCACGTTCGTGGCTCTCACCAGGCGCGGGCGGCTGGCTTTCGAGGACTACACCAGGGCCATCCGTACCCTGCTGGACAACGCTGGAGGCGTGTGA
- a CDS encoding amino acid ABC transporter ATP-binding/permease protein translates to MNRRMGTRLVWAVLAGAAADLAGLGLIAAAAWLITRAAEQPPLAALSVAIVATRAFATGKGVFRYAERLTGHDVALRAQAGTRERLYEALIPPQRPRHGGADLLSRMVDDTEAVQDLLVRCLLPAAAAAMAGLAAVVVGLAILPVAALVLVAGLVVAGVALPAGTAAAARRWSARIAPARAALAGRVADLVHGSADLAAYGADDEALAKALAADAGLAALERRQARVHAAALAGGTLVQGLTVAGVVLLAQGAGAGSVGTAVLALTSLVAFEPVLPLAAAGERMAGITAALRRLRDVRSAAPATAEPAAPAPRPEAPLTVEITDLVVRHPAPDETDHRPATEAHTAPGRSARPEPAVARRPALDGTARPEPAGAARPEPAGAARPEPAGAARPGAAGAARPGAAVAGRPALDGVSLRLTPGKRVAIVGPSGAGKSTLLAALMRLVEPESGTITVNGTPLEDLAGDDVRTLMTGLTQDPYIFRASLRDNLRLAGPDADEDTLRRAVRDARLDGWVERTGWDAELGEDGRTVSGGQLQRLALARALLYDPPVLLLDEPAEALDEETADRLMADLLDVTRDRTTLLVTHRLKGLESVDEIVVLEEGRVVQRGRHDELVSVPGYYRDLWESEVLTRR, encoded by the coding sequence ATGAACCGCCGGATGGGAACGCGGCTGGTGTGGGCCGTGCTGGCGGGAGCGGCGGCCGACCTGGCCGGGCTCGGGCTGATCGCCGCCGCCGCGTGGCTGATCACCCGGGCCGCCGAGCAGCCGCCGCTGGCCGCGTTGAGCGTGGCGATCGTGGCGACCAGGGCGTTCGCGACCGGCAAGGGCGTCTTCCGTTACGCCGAGCGCCTCACCGGCCATGACGTGGCCCTGCGCGCCCAGGCAGGCACCCGGGAGCGCCTGTACGAGGCTCTCATCCCGCCCCAGCGCCCCCGCCACGGCGGCGCCGACCTGCTCAGCCGGATGGTGGACGACACCGAGGCCGTGCAGGACCTGCTCGTCCGCTGCCTGCTGCCCGCAGCGGCGGCGGCGATGGCCGGGCTGGCGGCGGTGGTCGTCGGGCTGGCGATCCTGCCGGTGGCGGCGCTGGTGCTGGTGGCCGGGCTGGTGGTGGCCGGGGTGGCGTTGCCCGCGGGCACGGCGGCCGCGGCGCGCCGCTGGTCGGCCAGGATCGCGCCGGCGCGGGCCGCGCTGGCGGGCCGGGTGGCCGACCTGGTGCACGGCTCCGCCGACCTGGCCGCGTACGGGGCGGACGACGAGGCGCTGGCGAAGGCGCTGGCGGCCGACGCGGGCCTGGCGGCCCTGGAGCGCCGCCAGGCCCGCGTGCACGCCGCCGCCCTCGCCGGCGGCACGCTGGTGCAGGGGCTGACGGTGGCCGGGGTCGTGCTGCTCGCTCAGGGTGCCGGGGCGGGGTCGGTGGGGACGGCGGTGCTGGCGCTGACGTCCCTGGTCGCCTTCGAGCCCGTGTTGCCGCTGGCGGCGGCTGGTGAGCGGATGGCGGGCATCACGGCGGCGCTGCGGCGGTTGCGGGACGTACGCTCGGCCGCGCCGGCGACGGCGGAGCCCGCCGCGCCCGCACCCCGGCCCGAGGCGCCGCTGACCGTCGAGATCACCGACCTCGTGGTCCGCCACCCGGCCCCGGACGAGACCGACCACCGGCCCGCAACGGAAGCGCACACCGCCCCGGGCAGGTCCGCGCGGCCGGAACCGGCCGTAGCCAGGCGGCCGGCGCTGGACGGGACCGCGCGGCCCGAACCGGCCGGGGCCGCGCGCCCCGAACCGGCCGGGGCCGCGCGGCCCGAACCGGCCGGGGCCGCGCGGCCCGGAGCAGCCGGGGCCGCGCGGCCCGGAGCAGCCGTGGCAGGGCGGCCGGCGTTGGACGGGGTGTCGTTGCGGTTGACGCCCGGCAAGCGGGTCGCGATCGTCGGCCCCAGCGGGGCGGGCAAGAGCACGCTGCTGGCCGCGCTGATGCGCCTGGTCGAGCCCGAGTCCGGCACGATCACCGTCAACGGCACCCCCCTCGAAGACCTGGCGGGCGACGACGTGCGCACCCTGATGACGGGCCTGACCCAGGACCCGTACATCTTCCGCGCCTCCCTGCGCGACAACCTGCGCCTGGCGGGCCCCGACGCCGACGAGGACACGCTGCGCCGCGCCGTACGGGACGCCAGGCTGGACGGCTGGGTGGAGCGCACCGGCTGGGACGCCGAGCTGGGCGAGGACGGCCGGACCGTGTCCGGCGGCCAGTTGCAGCGGCTGGCCCTGGCCAGGGCGTTGCTGTACGACCCGCCCGTGCTGCTGCTCGACGAGCCGGCCGAGGCGCTCGACGAGGAGACGGCCGACCGGTTGATGGCCGACCTGCTGGACGTCACCCGCGACCGCACCACGCTGCTCGTCACCCACCGGCTCAAGGGGCTGGAGTCGGTCGACGAGATCGTCGTGCTGGAGGAGGGCCGCGTCGTCCAGCGGGGACGGCACGACGAGCTGGTCTCCGTGCCCGGCTACTACCGCGACCTGTGGGAGTCCGAGGTCCTGACCAGGCGATAG
- the cydD gene encoding thiol reductant ABC exporter subunit CydD codes for MRAERSVRLHLGVTLAAAVLAGLLVLVQAELLAGVLSGRFATGALAVLAAVVGVRALLAWTQGVFAGRGATGVKSALRHRLLERLRELGPARLTAHRSGELVTLAGRGLDGLDNYLTGYLPSIAVAAVVPVAVLVRLFAADLASAVIVLVTLPLIPVFGALVGMTTKAVTERQFVALSRLGGHFLDVVRGLPTLRAFGRARYQATVIQQIADAHRSATMRTLRVAFLSSLVLELCASLSLALVAVPVGLRLLGGSLDLTTALLVLLLAPEAYLPLRAMGTRFHASMEGVAAANAAFAVLDRAGDEPGPETAGERGAAGTAGESGREAPESGREAPEIRLENVTVRYPGRDGAALENVSLTIRPRERVALVGESGGGKSTLLHLILGFVQPSEGRVLVDGTDLRDLDLASWRARLAFVAQRPHLFATSVADNIRLGAPSASPDDVRRAAAAAHADFVASLPQGFDTVLGERGTNLSAGQRQRIALARAFCRPGASVLLLDEPTARLDGRSEAAVVSGTAELSRGRTAVIVAHRPAMIDLADRVIRIHEGRVISDTTHRTPITADPHSTAERRATAEPEATADRQATAAPAATADRQATADSHAPAEPQATEPQIIAAPAATTAEPQDTAEPQDTADPPGAADLPASAASPRAGRSGDGPADGDGPGRGEAAAVARHEGSKR; via the coding sequence ATGCGGGCCGAGCGCTCGGTCCGCCTCCACCTGGGCGTCACCTTGGCCGCCGCCGTGCTGGCGGGGCTGCTCGTGCTGGTGCAGGCCGAGCTGCTGGCCGGGGTGCTGTCCGGCCGCTTCGCCACCGGGGCGCTGGCCGTGCTGGCGGCGGTGGTGGGCGTGCGGGCACTGCTGGCGTGGACGCAGGGCGTCTTCGCCGGGCGCGGCGCCACCGGCGTGAAGTCCGCCCTGCGGCACCGGCTGCTGGAGCGGCTGCGCGAGCTCGGCCCCGCCCGACTCACCGCGCACCGCTCCGGCGAGCTGGTCACGCTGGCGGGGCGCGGCCTCGACGGGCTCGACAACTACCTGACCGGCTACCTGCCCTCCATCGCGGTGGCCGCCGTGGTGCCCGTGGCCGTCCTCGTCCGGCTGTTCGCCGCCGACCTGGCCAGCGCGGTGATCGTGCTGGTCACGCTGCCGCTCATCCCCGTCTTCGGCGCGCTGGTCGGGATGACCACGAAGGCCGTCACCGAGCGGCAGTTCGTGGCGCTGTCGCGGCTCGGCGGGCACTTCCTCGACGTGGTGCGCGGCCTGCCCACCCTGCGCGCCTTCGGCCGGGCCCGCTACCAGGCCACCGTCATCCAGCAGATCGCCGACGCGCACCGCTCCGCCACCATGCGCACGTTGCGGGTGGCGTTCCTGTCGTCGCTGGTGCTGGAGCTGTGCGCGTCGCTGTCGCTGGCGCTGGTGGCGGTGCCGGTCGGGCTGCGGCTGCTCGGGGGGTCGCTGGATCTGACGACGGCGTTGCTGGTGCTGCTGCTGGCGCCGGAGGCGTACCTGCCGCTTCGGGCCATGGGGACGCGGTTCCACGCCTCCATGGAGGGGGTGGCCGCCGCCAACGCGGCCTTCGCCGTATTGGATCGGGCCGGGGACGAGCCGGGCCCGGAGACGGCCGGTGAGCGCGGGGCGGCGGGGACCGCCGGTGAGAGCGGGCGTGAGGCGCCGGAGAGCGGCCGTGAGGCGCCGGAGATCCGGCTGGAGAACGTCACCGTGCGCTATCCCGGCCGCGACGGCGCCGCGCTGGAGAACGTCTCGCTCACCATCCGGCCGCGCGAGCGGGTCGCCCTGGTCGGTGAGAGCGGTGGCGGCAAGAGCACCCTGCTGCACCTCATCCTCGGCTTCGTCCAGCCGTCCGAGGGCCGCGTCCTGGTGGACGGCACGGACCTGCGCGACCTCGACCTGGCGAGCTGGCGGGCCCGGCTGGCGTTCGTGGCGCAGCGGCCGCACCTGTTCGCCACGTCGGTCGCCGACAACATCCGGCTCGGCGCGCCCTCGGCCTCTCCGGACGACGTGCGCAGGGCCGCGGCGGCGGCGCACGCGGACTTCGTGGCGTCCCTGCCCCAGGGGTTCGACACGGTGCTGGGCGAGCGCGGCACCAACCTCTCGGCCGGCCAGCGCCAGCGCATCGCCCTGGCCCGCGCCTTCTGCCGGCCGGGCGCGTCGGTGCTGCTGCTGGACGAGCCCACGGCCCGGCTGGACGGGCGCAGCGAGGCCGCGGTGGTGTCGGGCACCGCGGAGCTGTCCCGCGGTCGCACGGCCGTCATCGTCGCGCACCGGCCCGCCATGATCGACCTCGCCGACCGCGTCATCCGCATCCACGAGGGCCGCGTCATCTCCGACACCACCCACCGCACCCCCATCACCGCCGACCCGCACTCCACCGCTGAACGGCGGGCCACCGCTGAGCCGGAGGCCACCGCTGACCGGCAGGCCACCGCCGCGCCAGCTGCCACCGCTGACCGGCAGGCCACCGCTGACTCACACGCTCCCGCCGAGCCGCAGGCCACCGAGCCGCAGATCATCGCCGCGCCGGCGGCCACCACCGCTGAGCCGCAGGACACCGCTGAACCGCAGGACACCGCTGACCCGCCAGGCGCTGCCGACCTGCCGGCGTCCGCCGCCTCCCCGCGCGCCGGCCGGTCAGGCGACGGACCGGCGGACGGCGACGGGCCGGGCCGGGGCGAGGCCGCGGCGGTGGCGCGTCACGAGGGGAGCAAGCGATGA
- a CDS encoding cytochrome d ubiquinol oxidase subunit II codes for MEVIWFAVFTALLAGYFALEGFDLGVGLLLPVLGRTRGSRDRMVAAIAPYVLANEVWLVAVAGTLFGVYPLLEGEVLFGLYPLVVAMLLCWVLRDAGLWFRRRLDGSAWRGCWDAAIAFGSLGLSVGWGMALYAAATGFESSPVHPLGLLLGLVVTLLFAFHGWTFLGWRTPGTFGVTRPGRVLLVTGVLAALPVLGVLGGAMPYLLEHSAPAGTLDVLSVMVLPFAPVMLGAQVWVWRTFRPGKDAFRLPSFF; via the coding sequence ATGGAAGTGATCTGGTTCGCCGTCTTCACGGCGCTGCTGGCCGGCTACTTCGCGCTCGAAGGCTTCGACCTGGGCGTGGGGCTGCTGCTGCCGGTGCTGGGCAGGACGCGCGGGAGCCGGGACAGGATGGTCGCCGCCATCGCCCCGTACGTGCTGGCCAACGAGGTGTGGCTGGTGGCGGTGGCCGGGACCCTGTTCGGCGTCTACCCGCTCCTCGAAGGCGAGGTGCTGTTCGGGCTGTACCCGCTGGTCGTGGCCATGCTGCTGTGCTGGGTGCTGCGGGACGCCGGGCTGTGGTTCCGCCGCAGGCTGGACGGCTCCGCCTGGCGGGGCTGCTGGGACGCGGCCATCGCGTTCGGCTCCCTGGGGCTGTCCGTGGGCTGGGGCATGGCCCTGTACGCCGCCGCCACCGGCTTCGAGTCCTCGCCCGTGCACCCGCTCGGGCTCCTGCTCGGCCTGGTGGTGACGCTGCTGTTCGCCTTCCACGGCTGGACGTTCCTGGGCTGGCGGACGCCGGGCACGTTCGGCGTCACCAGGCCGGGGCGGGTGCTGCTGGTGACGGGGGTCCTCGCCGCGCTGCCCGTGCTGGGGGTGCTGGGGGGCGCGATGCCGTACCTGCTGGAGCACAGCGCGCCCGCTGGCACACTGGATGTGCTCAGTGTCATGGTCCTGCCGTTCGCACCCGTCATGCTGGGCGCGCAAGTATGGGTATGGCGCACTTTCCGGCCAGGCAAGGACGCCTTCCGTCTCCCGTCGTTCTTCTGA
- a CDS encoding cytochrome ubiquinol oxidase subunit I, with protein MDVLDLARTQFAVTGSLHFLFVVLTLGLAPLVAIMHTRWALSGRPVHEGMTRFWGQIYVINYALGIVTGLVMEFQFGLAWSGLSHYAGDVFGAPLAMETLVAFFLESTFLGLWIFGWHRLPKWAHLACIWLVTLTAYASAFFIMVANSFLQNPAGAVLGDGRMELVDFGALLTNEALVFAFPHVIGAGLFTGGMVLVGASAYRLRRGAGEAEFFGRSLRTGVVTAAIGIVLTMGFGYAQFAAVPEDKFGSHNPLAATGLGFMIEFGQLLGLVVLLVMLPMIGILPRARWTHPILIAMTPLPFVLSILGWMAREIGRQPWMIWERLTVADALSPGLTRGMVTTSLIGFAAVLGLLAVVDYVLIARVIRRGPRALDLGAREEPPTPALSH; from the coding sequence ATGGACGTACTGGATCTGGCACGGACACAGTTCGCGGTGACGGGCAGCCTGCACTTCCTGTTCGTGGTGCTCACGCTGGGCCTGGCGCCGCTGGTGGCCATCATGCACACCCGGTGGGCGCTGTCGGGCAGGCCGGTGCACGAGGGCATGACGCGGTTCTGGGGGCAGATCTACGTCATCAACTACGCGCTCGGCATCGTGACCGGGCTGGTGATGGAGTTCCAGTTCGGGCTGGCGTGGAGCGGGCTGTCGCACTACGCGGGCGACGTGTTCGGCGCGCCGCTGGCCATGGAGACGCTGGTCGCCTTCTTCCTGGAGTCCACGTTCCTCGGCCTGTGGATCTTCGGCTGGCACCGGCTGCCCAAATGGGCGCACCTGGCGTGCATCTGGCTCGTGACGCTGACGGCGTACGCGAGCGCCTTCTTCATCATGGTGGCCAACTCGTTCCTGCAGAACCCGGCGGGGGCCGTCCTCGGCGACGGCCGGATGGAGCTGGTCGACTTCGGCGCGCTGCTCACGAACGAGGCCCTGGTCTTCGCCTTCCCGCACGTGATCGGGGCCGGGCTGTTCACCGGGGGCATGGTGCTGGTGGGCGCCAGCGCCTACCGGCTGCGGCGCGGGGCCGGGGAGGCCGAGTTCTTCGGCCGGTCGCTGCGGACGGGCGTGGTCACGGCGGCCATCGGCATCGTGCTGACCATGGGCTTCGGGTACGCCCAGTTCGCCGCCGTCCCCGAGGACAAGTTCGGCAGCCACAACCCGCTCGCCGCCACCGGGCTCGGGTTCATGATCGAGTTCGGGCAGTTGCTGGGGCTCGTCGTGCTGCTTGTGATGCTGCCGATGATCGGGATCCTGCCGCGGGCGCGGTGGACGCATCCGATCCTGATCGCGATGACGCCGCTGCCGTTCGTGCTGTCCATCCTCGGCTGGATGGCCAGGGAGATCGGCCGCCAGCCGTGGATGATCTGGGAGCGGCTCACCGTGGCCGACGCCCTGTCGCCCGGCCTGACGCGGGGGATGGTGACGACCTCGCTGATCGGGTTCGCCGCCGTGCTGGGGCTGCTGGCCGTCGTCGACTACGTGCTCATCGCCCGGGTGATCAGGCGCGGCCCGCGCGCCCTCGACCTCGGCGCCCGCGAAGAGCCGCCCACCCCCGCGCTGAGCCACTGA
- a CDS encoding PadR family transcriptional regulator: MNPDALRGHMDALLLSVLEREPLHGYAIIEALQQRSGGALNVPTGTVYPALRRLERIGYLSSEWATVGGRKRRTYRLTDSGRRQLQGERSAWQEFTSVIGSVLRAEASAVR; this comes from the coding sequence ATGAACCCGGATGCGCTGCGCGGGCACATGGACGCCCTGTTGCTCTCAGTGCTGGAGCGCGAGCCGCTGCACGGCTACGCCATCATCGAGGCGCTGCAGCAACGCAGCGGAGGCGCGCTCAACGTGCCGACGGGCACCGTCTACCCGGCGCTGCGCAGGCTGGAGCGCATCGGCTACCTGTCGAGCGAGTGGGCGACGGTGGGCGGGCGCAAGCGGCGCACGTACCGGCTGACCGACTCGGGCAGGAGGCAGCTCCAGGGGGAGCGGTCGGCCTGGCAGGAGTTCACCAGCGTGATCGGCAGCGTCCTGCGGGCGGAGGCGAGCGCCGTGCGCTGA
- a CDS encoding permease prefix domain 1-containing protein, which translates to MLIDDYVAELDGALSGPRGAKRDLVVEARDSLVDTAEAFEAGGLPRAEAERLAVAEFGEVREVAPGYQAELTAVAGRRLGVLLFISVPLTVAMWSMLWRIFPGTDQTWLSQPWWYSPASKLLDLVQLGTGLYGGLVLFALSRGARWLRRPRLATRSLGVLVFASLPITAALSMLMTFGMDSPNTLHGLPALLANVVTSAMWAIQIYCASRCVRITRAAEHQ; encoded by the coding sequence ATGCTCATCGACGACTACGTGGCCGAGCTCGACGGCGCCCTGAGCGGGCCGCGCGGCGCCAAGCGCGACCTGGTCGTCGAGGCTCGCGACAGCCTGGTCGACACCGCCGAGGCGTTCGAGGCAGGCGGCCTGCCGCGGGCGGAGGCCGAGCGGCTGGCGGTGGCGGAGTTCGGCGAGGTCCGCGAGGTCGCGCCCGGCTACCAGGCGGAGCTGACCGCCGTCGCGGGGCGGCGGCTCGGGGTGCTGCTGTTCATCAGCGTGCCGCTCACCGTGGCCATGTGGTCGATGCTGTGGCGGATCTTTCCCGGCACCGACCAGACCTGGCTCAGCCAGCCGTGGTGGTACTCCCCCGCCTCCAAGCTGCTCGACCTCGTCCAGCTCGGCACCGGCCTGTACGGCGGGCTCGTGCTGTTCGCGCTGAGCCGGGGCGCGCGCTGGCTGCGCCGGCCCCGGCTGGCGACCAGGTCGCTGGGCGTGCTGGTCTTCGCCTCGCTGCCGATCACGGCGGCGCTGAGCATGCTGATGACCTTCGGCATGGACTCACCCAACACCCTGCACGGCCTGCCCGCGCTGCTGGCGAACGTGGTGACCTCGGCCATGTGGGCGATCCAGATCTACTGCGCCTCGCGGTGCGTGCGCATCACGCGGGCGGCCGAGCACCAGTAG
- a CDS encoding VOC family protein, which yields MLISSVLTVTVPVADQEGALGFYAGVLGFEVRTDNPFPMGRWLTVAPKGAATTLLLASWFPGMAPIGGLVLGAPDLDALAAALQEGGIAFEGPSEQAWGRQLLFHDPFGNGFVVSEMAGETVSWT from the coding sequence ATGCTCATCTCCTCCGTTCTCACGGTCACCGTGCCGGTCGCCGACCAGGAAGGCGCGCTCGGCTTCTACGCCGGCGTGCTGGGCTTCGAGGTCCGCACCGACAACCCGTTCCCGATGGGCCGCTGGCTCACCGTCGCGCCCAAGGGCGCCGCGACCACGCTGCTGCTGGCCTCCTGGTTCCCCGGGATGGCGCCGATCGGCGGCCTCGTGCTGGGCGCCCCCGACCTCGACGCGCTGGCCGCCGCGCTCCAGGAGGGCGGGATCGCCTTCGAGGGGCCCAGTGAGCAGGCGTGGGGCCGTCAGCTGCTCTTCCACGACCCGTTCGGCAACGGATTCGTGGTCAGCGAGATGGCCGGCGAGACGGTCAGCTGGACGTGA
- a CDS encoding ArsR/SmtB family transcription factor yields MSADHVFTALASPARRELLRLLLDEGAQPAGRLAERFDMSRPSVSEHLKVLKDAGLVAETRKGRERHYRLEAAPLMEIRDWLTPYERFWRERLTALTALLDEMEEDDDGPRTDG; encoded by the coding sequence GTGAGCGCCGATCACGTGTTCACCGCCCTGGCCAGCCCGGCCAGGCGCGAGCTGCTGCGCCTGCTGCTCGACGAGGGCGCCCAGCCCGCCGGGCGGCTGGCCGAGCGGTTCGACATGAGCAGGCCCAGCGTGTCGGAGCACCTCAAGGTGCTCAAGGACGCCGGGCTCGTGGCCGAGACCCGCAAGGGCAGGGAGCGGCACTACCGGCTGGAGGCGGCGCCTCTCATGGAGATCCGCGACTGGCTCACCCCGTACGAGCGGTTCTGGCGCGAGCGGCTCACCGCACTCACCGCGCTCCTCGACGAGATGGAAGAAGATGACGATGGCCCACGAACCGACGGCTGA
- a CDS encoding SRPBCC family protein, with the protein MAHEPTAEDLRAIRLDQFIAHPPAKVWRALTEPDLVARWLMPGDFKAEVGHRFTFTTQPKKQVGFDGIVHCEVLRVEPEKLLRISWSDGKRADWTVTWRLEPEGKGTRLFLDHEGFDPGDELQQLSRRIMGGGWPRIFGAIERIAAEPAAPRQ; encoded by the coding sequence ATGGCCCACGAACCGACGGCTGAGGACCTGCGCGCGATCAGGCTCGACCAGTTCATCGCGCATCCGCCCGCGAAGGTGTGGCGGGCGCTCACCGAGCCCGACCTGGTGGCCCGCTGGCTCATGCCGGGCGACTTCAAGGCGGAGGTGGGCCACCGCTTCACCTTCACCACGCAGCCCAAGAAGCAGGTCGGCTTCGACGGGATCGTCCACTGCGAGGTGCTGCGCGTCGAGCCGGAGAAGCTGCTGCGGATCAGCTGGAGCGACGGCAAGCGGGCCGACTGGACGGTCACCTGGCGGCTGGAGCCCGAGGGGAAGGGCACCCGCCTCTTCCTCGACCATGAGGGCTTCGACCCGGGCGACGAGCTGCAGCAGCTCTCCCGGCGCATCATGGGCGGCGGCTGGCCGCGCATCTTCGGCGCCATCGAGCGGATCGCCGCGGAGCCGGCGGCGCCACGTCAGTGA
- a CDS encoding pentapeptide repeat-containing protein, whose protein sequence is MDWVTCAYSAACTGVASRPSGLCLAHLEPGQLGAALAELSPGRLLDLRGTTVTSDLLSRVLEATGRRPGRTRLDRARFTGDVRLSGVTFAGDVSLDGARFDRLASFFGARFEGNVSLAGVRFARELSFHGVTVRGHASLDRAVMSRDALFSQAAFGHGLSCERARFDGYATFDGARLGDGAAFRGARFGRTLSFRKVSGHAGFESAHFAADAYLSATGRLSAVRARADGLLDVAVARCGVDLRRVEVAGPTTLRLTDSQADLEGAVLRGPATVMGRGRSTLTSLRQVDAASLELLRLDLSACRFAGLAHPSGVRVKECTFALTPRGVRVSLRWPMLRWFSRRRALADERPLHDRRSGPGGSGGSGGSGGPGDPGASPDRLAALYAGLRPADSATSADFAFAAMEMRRQAGHGWWLSVSWLLCGYGMRMGRAAVWLALLVALMAAAVAWSSTSHAGGRAESVSPALHH, encoded by the coding sequence ATGGACTGGGTCACCTGCGCGTATTCGGCTGCTTGCACCGGAGTCGCTAGCCGGCCTTCGGGCCTCTGCCTGGCTCACCTCGAACCCGGACAACTCGGCGCCGCCCTGGCGGAGCTCTCCCCCGGCCGCCTGCTCGACCTGCGGGGCACCACCGTCACCAGCGATCTGCTGTCCAGGGTGCTGGAGGCCACCGGCCGCAGGCCCGGCCGCACCCGGCTCGACCGGGCCAGGTTCACCGGCGACGTCAGGCTGTCGGGGGTGACGTTCGCCGGGGACGTCTCGCTCGACGGTGCCCGCTTCGACCGGCTCGCCTCGTTCTTCGGCGCCCGGTTCGAGGGCAACGTGTCGCTGGCCGGCGTGCGGTTCGCCAGGGAGCTGTCCTTCCACGGGGTCACGGTGCGCGGGCACGCCTCGCTCGACCGGGCCGTGATGTCGCGTGACGCGCTGTTCAGCCAGGCCGCGTTCGGTCACGGGCTCTCCTGCGAGCGGGCCAGGTTCGACGGGTACGCCACCTTCGACGGCGCCCGGCTCGGCGACGGGGCCGCGTTCCGAGGGGCCCGCTTCGGCCGCACGCTGTCGTTCAGGAAGGTCAGCGGGCACGCCGGGTTCGAGTCGGCGCACTTCGCCGCCGACGCCTACCTGTCGGCCACCGGCAGGCTCTCGGCGGTCAGGGCGCGCGCCGACGGGCTGCTCGACGTGGCGGTCGCGCGGTGCGGTGTGGACCTGCGGCGGGTGGAGGTGGCGGGGCCCACGACCCTGCGGCTGACGGACTCGCAGGCCGACCTGGAGGGCGCGGTGCTGCGCGGGCCCGCCACCGTCATGGGGCGGGGCAGGTCCACGCTGACGTCGCTGCGGCAGGTCGACGCGGCCAGTCTGGAGCTGCTCCGGCTGGACCTGTCGGCGTGCCGGTTCGCCGGGCTGGCCCATCCCTCCGGGGTGCGGGTGAAGGAGTGCACGTTCGCGCTCACGCCGCGCGGGGTGCGGGTGAGCCTGCGCTGGCCGATGCTGCGCTGGTTCTCGCGGCGGCGGGCGCTGGCCGACGAGCGCCCCCTGCACGACCGCCGCTCCGGCCCCGGCGGATCCGGCGGATCCGGCGGATCCGGCGGTCCAGGCGACCCCGGCGCCTCACCCGACCGGCTCGCGGCGCTCTACGCGGGGCTGCGGCCCGCCGACAGCGCCACCTCGGCCGACTTCGCCTTCGCCGCCATGGAGATGCGCAGGCAGGCCGGTCACGGGTGGTGGCTGTCGGTGTCGTGGCTGCTGTGCGGCTACGGGATGCGGATGGGCCGGGCGGCCGTCTGGCTCGCGCTGCTGGTGGCGCTGATGGCGGCGGCCGTGGCGTGGAGCTCCACCTCCCACGCCGGCGGCAGGGCCGAGAGCGTCAGCCCGGCCCTGCATCACTGA